One region of Limnospira fusiformis SAG 85.79 genomic DNA includes:
- a CDS encoding S-layer homology domain-containing protein has protein sequence MKTNRWHIILTLVAAIAVLITHPSQTNPAFPVGEAGFTDVQNHWAQPCIKELADRQIITGYSDNTFRPNNPITRAEFAALVNQAFPRVQPTRRRQNFVDIPTDFWAYDAISLASQKGFLSGYIGSVFNPLVNIPRVQALVAISNGLGFKPQQLSPEQLGDVFIDSATIPDYAKEAIAAATENWLVVNYPNVRQLQPNRPATRADVATFICQAITNFDESALVPAQYIARISVDDQPFAKMPLTTPETQAVTESEPAETPSSPADISLNKPAETSSEPPQKIPDSPPTESQVFQPPAQALPPQEPINKTIEFDNLLAEFDFNPRPSPKFRLKMTRRGEVVLDDNIPEDILNNLISSNLDTIRVLDVRTIDLNGDREPELIVDLQSGGYYSLIYHYRPLAKQYGIIPKSWGIWHYDLTEITDDGLPRFVGYDYRFAREFNLQSQSQVPLTIWEYRAGQFQNVTANYPEFVTLHLDRIWRDIEQRHRQNQDVRGVIAAYMANQYSLGQGELGWRKVRSLFEDRNISDLLADVTRFLQDTGYIEQ, from the coding sequence ATGAAAACCAATCGATGGCATATCATACTTACCTTAGTCGCAGCGATCGCAGTTTTGATAACCCACCCATCCCAAACTAACCCAGCTTTCCCTGTCGGGGAGGCTGGTTTTACAGATGTCCAAAACCATTGGGCGCAGCCTTGTATTAAGGAATTAGCCGATCGCCAAATTATTACCGGCTACAGTGACAACACCTTCCGCCCTAATAACCCCATTACCCGCGCTGAATTCGCCGCCCTAGTTAATCAAGCATTTCCGAGAGTACAACCCACCCGCCGCCGCCAGAATTTTGTCGATATTCCCACAGATTTTTGGGCTTATGATGCCATTAGTCTGGCTAGTCAAAAAGGGTTTTTATCAGGATATATCGGTAGTGTTTTTAATCCTCTGGTTAATATTCCTAGGGTACAAGCCCTGGTGGCTATTAGCAATGGTTTAGGATTTAAGCCCCAGCAGTTGTCTCCTGAACAATTGGGAGATGTTTTTATCGATAGCGCCACCATTCCTGATTATGCTAAAGAGGCGATCGCCGCCGCCACTGAAAATTGGTTAGTCGTTAACTATCCTAATGTTAGACAATTGCAGCCTAACCGTCCGGCGACTAGGGCTGATGTCGCTACATTTATCTGTCAGGCTATCACTAACTTTGATGAAAGTGCCTTAGTGCCTGCTCAGTATATTGCCCGCATTTCTGTGGATGATCAACCCTTCGCAAAAATGCCACTGACCACCCCAGAAACCCAAGCAGTTACCGAGTCCGAACCCGCCGAAACTCCATCAAGTCCCGCTGATATTTCCCTCAATAAACCTGCCGAAACTTCATCAGAACCACCCCAAAAAATCCCCGATTCTCCACCTACTGAAAGCCAAGTTTTTCAACCACCAGCCCAAGCATTGCCACCACAAGAACCAATTAACAAAACTATTGAATTTGATAATTTGCTGGCAGAATTTGATTTTAACCCTCGCCCTAGCCCTAAATTTAGATTGAAAATGACGCGGCGCGGAGAGGTTGTTTTAGATGATAATATACCAGAAGATATCCTCAATAATTTGATATCAAGTAACTTAGATACCATCAGGGTTTTAGATGTCCGCACCATCGATTTAAATGGAGATAGGGAACCTGAGTTAATTGTAGACCTCCAAAGTGGCGGTTATTACTCGCTGATTTACCATTATAGACCCTTAGCCAAGCAATATGGTATTATTCCTAAAAGTTGGGGTATTTGGCACTATGATTTAACCGAAATTACTGATGATGGCTTACCCAGATTTGTGGGGTATGATTACCGATTTGCGCGGGAATTTAATCTACAATCTCAATCACAGGTCCCTCTGACAATTTGGGAATATCGCGCTGGACAATTTCAAAATGTCACTGCTAATTATCCAGAATTTGTGACCCTTCACCTCGATCGCATTTGGCGAGATATTGAACAACGACACCGCCAAAATCAGGATGTTCGCGGGGTCATCGCCGCTTATATGGCTAATCAATATTCCCTCGGTCAGGGAGAGTTGGGGTGGCGAAAAGTGCGATCGCTTTTTGAGGATAGAAATATATCCGATTTATTAGCAGATGTAACACGGTTTTTGCAGGATACAGGCTATATTGAACAGTAG
- a CDS encoding RNA-guided endonuclease InsQ/TnpB family protein yields MAACRYCYNQAIALSRSGKRLSKLKLRNQVMQSDLPEWVKETPCHIRQNAIFDAYQALTASPDARFRSCRDSSQGIKFNNTNFSSGSWYPRLTKGLTFMVSEPIPKTCGQGTQLVFTKGRWFAIFPEPVAVTPTDATGVIALDPGVRTFITGFDGSRFLELGSGDIGRITRLCQHLDDLMSRIAKEPCRSRRRRMRQAAQRMRTKIRNLVDEAHKQIAHYLTHNYSIIFLPTFETSDMVAKVKRLIRSKTARAMLTWAHYRFKLTLRHQAEITGTTVVDVTEEYTSKTCTHCGQMHSQLGGSKVFRCPECGFTLPRDWNGAFGIFLKALRDTASVTLTGNSAIVALSGNNRKNVA; encoded by the coding sequence TTGGCCGCTTGTCGGTATTGCTACAACCAAGCAATTGCATTATCCCGGAGTGGTAAACGACTAAGCAAGTTAAAGTTACGCAATCAAGTGATGCAGAGTGACTTACCCGAATGGGTCAAAGAAACACCCTGCCACATTCGGCAAAATGCCATCTTTGATGCCTATCAGGCTTTGACCGCTAGTCCTGATGCAAGGTTTAGAAGTTGTCGTGACAGCTCTCAAGGGATTAAGTTCAATAATACTAATTTCTCTTCAGGGAGTTGGTATCCAAGACTCACGAAAGGATTAACTTTCATGGTTTCCGAACCCATCCCTAAAACTTGCGGGCAAGGGACTCAGTTGGTGTTTACCAAAGGTCGATGGTTTGCGATTTTCCCTGAACCAGTTGCCGTTACCCCAACTGACGCTACTGGCGTGATTGCATTAGACCCGGGTGTGCGAACTTTCATAACCGGGTTTGATGGTTCACGATTTCTGGAATTGGGCTCCGGGGATATTGGACGCATTACTAGGCTATGTCAACATTTGGATGATTTAATGAGCCGAATCGCCAAGGAACCCTGTCGTTCAAGAAGGCGACGGATGAGGCAAGCGGCTCAACGAATGAGAACCAAAATCCGCAATCTAGTTGATGAAGCCCACAAACAAATTGCTCACTACTTGACTCACAACTACAGCATAATTTTTCTGCCGACCTTCGAGACTTCCGATATGGTTGCCAAGGTGAAGCGTCTAATTAGGTCTAAGACTGCCCGCGCCATGCTGACATGGGCGCATTATCGATTCAAACTAACCCTGAGACATCAAGCCGAGATAACTGGAACCACAGTTGTAGATGTGACGGAAGAATACACCAGCAAAACCTGTACTCACTGTGGTCAGATGCATTCCCAGCTAGGTGGCTCAAAAGTGTTCCGATGTCCTGAGTGCGGGTTCACTCTACCCAGGGACTGGAACGGTGCTTTTGGAATCTTTCTAAAAGCTTTGCGGGATACCGCCTCTGTTACCTTAACCGGTAATAGTGCTATCGTCGCATTGTCCGGGAACAACCGGAAAAATGTCGCGTAA
- a CDS encoding carbohydrate ABC transporter permease, giving the protein MRSRLNFTPYLFLLPALLILTLTVFWPSLQAFYLSFFDYDLIREPRWVGWGNFQRLWQDQVFWQTLKNTGLYIIVVVPILAIAPLGLAILVNQKLRGIHWFRTAYYVPVVISMVVAGLAWKWLYAENGLLNQLLQYFTSFFLPSSTQFRIPWLTDPNLALFSVMAVTIWKGLGYYMVIYLAGLQSIPAELYEAASLDGSDGWHSHWDITLPLMTPYIILVSVISAISATKVFEEVYIMTQGGPLNSSKTIVYYLYERAFQNLDIGYACTIGLVLFGIVFSLSLLRLIVNRFTGNQNQATW; this is encoded by the coding sequence ATGCGATCGCGACTTAATTTCACCCCCTATTTATTTCTATTACCCGCATTACTCATTTTAACCCTCACTGTATTTTGGCCGTCCTTACAAGCCTTTTATCTCAGCTTTTTTGATTATGACTTAATTCGAGAACCTCGGTGGGTCGGTTGGGGGAATTTTCAAAGACTTTGGCAAGATCAAGTATTTTGGCAAACCTTAAAAAACACCGGACTTTATATAATAGTAGTCGTTCCTATTTTGGCGATCGCACCCTTGGGATTAGCTATTTTAGTTAATCAAAAACTCCGTGGCATTCACTGGTTTAGAACCGCCTATTATGTGCCGGTTGTAATTTCCATGGTCGTAGCCGGACTAGCTTGGAAATGGTTATATGCAGAGAATGGATTACTTAATCAATTACTCCAATATTTTACCTCATTTTTCCTCCCCTCATCTACTCAATTCCGAATTCCCTGGTTAACCGATCCTAATTTAGCCTTATTTTCAGTTATGGCAGTTACCATTTGGAAAGGATTGGGTTATTATATGGTAATTTATCTCGCTGGCTTACAATCTATCCCCGCAGAACTTTACGAAGCCGCTAGTTTAGACGGTTCCGACGGGTGGCACAGTCATTGGGATATCACTTTACCTCTAATGACACCTTATATAATTTTAGTCTCGGTAATTTCTGCCATTTCTGCTACCAAGGTATTTGAAGAAGTTTATATCATGACCCAAGGCGGCCCCTTAAATAGTTCTAAAACCATTGTTTATTATCTCTATGAAAGGGCTTTTCAAAACTTAGATATTGGTTATGCCTGTACCATTGGATTAGTGCTATTTGGGATAGTTTTTAGTTTATCATTACTCCGGTTAATTGTTAACCGTTTCACAGGTAATCAAAACCAGGCCACTTGGTGA
- the bicA gene encoding bicarbonate transporter BicA: MQLLNHIHFRNVRGDIFGGMTAAIIALPMALAFGVASGAGPAAGLYGAVLVGFFAALFGGTPTLISEPTGPMTVVMTAVIANLTAANDENGMAMAFTVVMMAGIVQIIFGFLRLGKYVTLMPYTVISGFMSGIGIILVVLQIGPFLGQAPPRGGVIGTIQNIPSLLTNINLSETILGLITVAILVLMPGKLKRLVPPQLLALVAVTIFSLIAFPDIDIRRIGEIPTGLPSLQVPTFSAGQIQTMFIDSLVLGMLGCIDALLTSVISDSLTRYQHDSDKELIGQGLGNLASGLFGGIPGAGATMGTVVNIQAGGRTALSGLTRAIILLVVVLWAAPLTQSIPMAVLAGIALKVGVDIIDWGFLKRAHKVSVKAALIMYGVIGLTVFVDLIMAVGLGLFVANILTIQRLTDLRSKDVKAITDADDNIVLSPDEKALLKQANGRILLFHLSGPMIFGVSKAIAREHAVIGSYDVLILDLSDVPLLGVTSSLALENAVKEAVDLGRHVFIVGASGQCKQRLQKLGVFEMLSPDNLVMDRMQALQTAVAMVRSSTGPIPEVAEVNYPHGSSILPDDLTINN, from the coding sequence ATGCAACTCCTGAATCATATTCATTTTAGAAACGTTCGGGGCGATATCTTTGGTGGCATGACTGCTGCTATCATTGCCCTACCCATGGCTCTAGCCTTCGGTGTCGCTTCCGGTGCTGGTCCGGCTGCTGGCCTATATGGAGCCGTCCTAGTTGGTTTTTTTGCTGCTCTGTTTGGGGGAACCCCAACCCTCATTTCTGAGCCTACCGGTCCCATGACCGTGGTTATGACTGCTGTTATTGCTAACCTCACCGCTGCTAATGATGAAAACGGCATGGCCATGGCTTTTACCGTGGTGATGATGGCAGGGATTGTCCAAATTATATTTGGTTTTCTGCGTCTGGGTAAATATGTCACCCTCATGCCCTATACAGTTATCTCCGGCTTTATGTCCGGGATTGGTATAATTCTCGTAGTTCTCCAAATCGGTCCTTTTTTGGGGCAGGCTCCCCCCAGAGGTGGTGTCATTGGTACTATTCAGAATATACCATCACTGCTGACTAATATTAACCTCTCTGAAACCATCTTGGGTCTCATCACTGTGGCAATTCTGGTGTTGATGCCTGGTAAGCTAAAACGCTTGGTTCCTCCTCAGTTATTAGCCTTGGTTGCCGTCACCATATTTTCCCTAATTGCTTTTCCTGATATTGATATTCGTCGAATTGGTGAAATTCCTACCGGTCTCCCCTCCCTGCAAGTTCCTACATTTAGTGCAGGCCAAATCCAGACCATGTTCATTGATTCCTTGGTGCTGGGGATGTTGGGTTGTATTGATGCTCTCCTCACCTCTGTGATTTCTGACAGTCTCACCCGCTATCAACACGACTCTGATAAAGAATTGATTGGTCAAGGATTAGGAAACCTCGCTTCTGGTTTGTTTGGCGGTATTCCTGGGGCGGGAGCTACTATGGGGACAGTGGTTAATATTCAGGCTGGCGGTCGCACGGCTTTATCCGGTCTCACTCGTGCAATTATTCTGTTAGTTGTGGTGCTGTGGGCGGCTCCTTTAACTCAAAGTATCCCTATGGCGGTTTTGGCTGGTATTGCCTTAAAAGTTGGTGTTGATATCATCGATTGGGGCTTCTTGAAACGCGCCCACAAGGTATCTGTCAAAGCTGCCTTGATTATGTATGGGGTAATTGGTTTAACTGTTTTTGTTGACTTGATTATGGCTGTGGGCTTGGGGCTATTTGTCGCTAATATCCTCACTATTCAGCGCCTCACTGATTTGCGTTCTAAGGATGTTAAAGCCATTACTGATGCTGATGACAACATTGTTCTAAGTCCCGATGAAAAAGCATTGCTCAAACAGGCTAATGGTCGCATTCTACTTTTCCACCTTAGCGGTCCGATGATTTTTGGTGTATCTAAAGCGATCGCCCGTGAACACGCAGTTATTGGTAGCTATGATGTTCTCATCTTAGATTTAAGTGATGTGCCTCTGTTGGGGGTCACTTCTTCTCTCGCCTTGGAAAATGCTGTTAAAGAAGCTGTTGATCTCGGTCGTCATGTTTTCATTGTCGGCGCTTCTGGACAGTGTAAACAGCGCTTACAGAAGTTGGGAGTTTTTGAAATGCTCAGTCCCGATAATTTGGTCATGGATAGAATGCAAGCTCTACAGACAGCAGTGGCTATGGTTCGTTCCTCTACTGGTCCTATTCCAGAGGTTGCCGAAGTTAATTATCCTCATGGTTCTTCCATTCTTCCAGATGATTTGACCATCAATAATTGA
- the bicA gene encoding bicarbonate transporter BicA has protein sequence MQIINTINFRNLKGDIFGGLTAAVVALPMSLAFGIASGAGASAGLWGAILIGFFASLFGGTPSLISEPTGPMTVIITAVIAELMAKNPENGLAMAFTVVMLAGIFQIIFGILKLGKYITMLPYNVISGFMTGIGVILIFLQIAPFLGQATPPGGVIGVIRNFPDIISNINPWETILGSITLAILFFYPANLKKVVPPQLVALLIGTIISLVVFSGVEIRTISTIGEITPGFPEPQMPTFTQEDLRLMFVNAMVLGMVGSIDCLLTCLVSDSLTRTEHNSNKELIGQGAANLITGLCGGIPGSGATTATVVSIYAGGRTALAGITRAVILLIVVLWAAPLTSGIPLAVLAAIVLKVGINIIDWGFLKRVHQISWKAAGIVYGVVILTVFVDLMVAVAVGVFIANILTIERLNEFQSQSVKAITDADDQIVLNAQEKEILDLANGRVLLFHLSGPMIFGVAKAISREHQAINSYDVLIVDLSEVPILGVTSSLAIESSITEAIDAGRDVIVVGATGKVKGRLEKLGIAGLIPGNYWMGDRLTALKEGLAIVKQKQPSITTNADLS, from the coding sequence ATGCAGATTATTAATACCATAAATTTTCGTAATCTCAAAGGCGACATATTTGGTGGTTTAACCGCCGCCGTCGTCGCTTTACCTATGTCCCTAGCTTTCGGAATCGCCTCTGGGGCGGGGGCTTCCGCTGGTTTATGGGGTGCAATATTAATCGGATTTTTTGCTTCCTTATTTGGCGGAACTCCTAGCCTAATTTCTGAACCCACAGGTCCCATGACCGTCATTATCACAGCAGTCATAGCCGAATTAATGGCTAAGAACCCAGAAAACGGTTTAGCCATGGCTTTTACCGTAGTCATGCTCGCCGGTATCTTTCAAATTATCTTTGGGATTTTAAAATTAGGTAAGTATATTACCATGCTGCCCTATAACGTGATTTCCGGGTTTATGACCGGAATTGGCGTGATTCTGATTTTTCTACAAATAGCCCCCTTCCTGGGTCAAGCAACCCCCCCTGGTGGCGTAATTGGTGTCATCAGAAATTTTCCCGATATAATTTCCAATATTAATCCTTGGGAAACTATTTTAGGGTCAATTACTTTAGCTATTCTGTTCTTTTATCCAGCTAATCTCAAAAAAGTTGTACCTCCTCAACTCGTCGCTTTACTCATTGGTACAATCATTTCCTTAGTCGTATTTAGTGGCGTAGAAATTCGGACAATTTCCACCATTGGTGAAATTACCCCCGGCTTTCCTGAACCACAAATGCCCACATTTACCCAAGAAGATTTGCGGTTAATGTTTGTCAATGCTATGGTCTTAGGAATGGTCGGTTCTATTGATTGTCTGTTAACTTGTTTAGTATCAGATAGTCTCACCCGCACCGAACATAACTCCAATAAAGAATTAATCGGTCAGGGTGCAGCCAATTTAATTACTGGTTTGTGCGGTGGTATTCCCGGTTCAGGAGCCACCACAGCCACCGTCGTCAGTATTTACGCAGGAGGACGCACCGCCTTAGCTGGCATTACTCGCGCTGTTATATTGTTAATTGTCGTGTTATGGGCAGCACCTTTAACCTCTGGTATCCCTTTAGCAGTTTTGGCAGCTATTGTCCTCAAAGTCGGTATTAATATCATTGATTGGGGATTTTTAAAGCGGGTTCACCAAATTTCTTGGAAAGCCGCTGGCATTGTTTATGGTGTCGTTATCCTCACCGTATTTGTTGATTTAATGGTAGCCGTCGCTGTCGGTGTCTTTATTGCCAATATCTTGACTATTGAACGTCTGAATGAGTTTCAGTCTCAGTCTGTAAAAGCTATCACTGATGCCGATGACCAAATTGTTCTAAATGCTCAAGAAAAAGAAATTTTAGACTTGGCAAATGGCCGGGTTCTGCTGTTCCATTTGAGTGGTCCGATGATTTTTGGGGTGGCTAAAGCTATTTCCCGAGAACATCAGGCTATTAATAGTTATGATGTGTTGATTGTTGATTTAAGTGAAGTGCCAATTTTGGGCGTGACTTCTTCCTTGGCTATTGAAAGTTCCATTACAGAGGCAATTGATGCCGGTCGTGATGTGATTGTAGTCGGTGCAACTGGTAAGGTGAAAGGCAGGTTAGAAAAATTGGGCATTGCTGGCTTAATTCCTGGTAATTATTGGATGGGCGATCGCTTAACAGCACTCAAAGAAGGTTTAGCGATCGTCAAGCAAAAACAGCCCAGCATCACCACTAATGCTGATCTCTCCTAG
- a CDS encoding AMP-dependent synthetase/ligase, with protein sequence MDNSNLTAQYQSVQSLPEIWPILAQQIPQQVALFNPHSQPEVQITYSDLWTQIQQFAAGLQQLGVEPAEDLPNRVALFADDSPRWMIADQGILTAGAANVVRGATADPQELAYILQNSGSTGLVVDNLALLHKLEKAIQDLPIRFVVLLSDEDITAEDSLSIPIVNFSQLITKGEDMTLLNPPTTKLEDLATLLYTSGTTGKPKGVMLTHRNFLHQLITIADVIAPQPGEIVLSILPTWHSLGRSGQYYFLSRGTMVIYTNIRYFKQDLQEFKPQYMVSVPRIWESIYEAAQKQFRDGPATRQKLVNFFFGMSNRYIQARRIVQKLTIPGQGSNQNSSTALAKLQTILLTPVHALGDKLIYQKVRQAVGGKLKFAISGGGSLAMHLENFYEIVGIDLLVGYGLTETAPVLTARRPSHNLRGSAGRPIPETEIRIIDPETRQTCEPGYKGLVLARGPQVMTGYFQNPEATDKAIDPEGWFDTGDLGWLTPQKDLVLTGRAKDTIVLTNGENIEPQPIEDACVRSPYIDQIVLVGQDQKSLGALIVPNLDALKQWASGQGLHLQVPGEEQQGETENAIAIDSQPIQSLFRQELNLQVKNRPSFRPDDRIGQFRLILEPFSIDNGLLTQTLKIKRPVVMERYRDMIDEMY encoded by the coding sequence ATGGATAACTCTAACCTAACCGCCCAGTATCAATCTGTTCAATCCTTACCAGAAATTTGGCCAATTCTCGCCCAACAGATCCCGCAACAAGTCGCCCTATTTAACCCCCACAGTCAGCCAGAAGTACAAATCACCTATAGCGACCTGTGGACTCAGATCCAACAATTTGCGGCCGGACTGCAACAATTGGGAGTTGAACCCGCCGAGGACTTACCCAATCGCGTCGCCTTATTTGCTGATGATAGTCCCCGGTGGATGATTGCTGATCAAGGTATTCTCACCGCCGGAGCTGCTAATGTGGTGAGAGGTGCGACCGCCGACCCTCAAGAACTCGCCTATATTCTCCAAAATAGTGGGAGTACGGGGTTAGTAGTCGATAACCTAGCCTTACTGCACAAGTTAGAAAAAGCGATCCAAGATTTGCCGATTCGGTTTGTGGTGTTACTGTCGGATGAAGACATAACGGCTGAGGATAGCCTAAGTATACCCATTGTCAACTTTAGCCAACTGATAACTAAGGGTGAGGATATGACTTTGTTAAATCCCCCCACTACCAAACTGGAAGATTTAGCGACTCTGCTTTATACCTCTGGGACAACCGGGAAACCCAAGGGGGTGATGTTAACTCACCGGAATTTTTTGCACCAACTGATTACTATTGCTGATGTGATTGCGCCGCAACCGGGGGAAATTGTCCTGAGTATTCTGCCGACGTGGCATAGTTTGGGGCGGAGTGGACAATATTATTTTCTGTCCCGGGGAACCATGGTGATTTATACTAATATCCGCTATTTTAAGCAGGATTTGCAGGAGTTTAAGCCTCAGTATATGGTTAGTGTGCCTCGGATTTGGGAATCGATTTATGAGGCGGCGCAGAAGCAGTTTCGTGATGGACCCGCCACCCGGCAAAAGTTGGTTAATTTCTTCTTTGGGATGAGCAACCGCTATATTCAAGCCCGCCGCATTGTACAAAAATTGACAATTCCCGGACAAGGTAGTAACCAGAACTCATCCACAGCTTTGGCTAAATTGCAAACTATTCTGTTAACTCCTGTTCACGCCTTGGGGGATAAATTGATTTATCAGAAGGTGCGGCAGGCTGTGGGGGGAAAACTCAAGTTTGCTATTAGTGGTGGTGGGTCCCTAGCCATGCACTTGGAAAATTTCTATGAAATTGTGGGAATTGACCTGTTGGTGGGTTATGGGTTGACGGAAACTGCTCCGGTTTTGACGGCGCGACGACCTAGCCATAATTTACGGGGTTCTGCGGGGCGACCTATCCCTGAAACGGAAATTCGGATTATTGACCCGGAGACTCGCCAAACCTGTGAACCGGGATATAAGGGGTTGGTTTTGGCGCGGGGTCCCCAGGTGATGACGGGCTATTTTCAAAATCCTGAAGCCACTGATAAGGCTATTGACCCGGAGGGGTGGTTTGATACGGGAGATCTCGGTTGGCTGACTCCTCAGAAAGATTTGGTGTTGACGGGACGAGCAAAAGATACGATTGTGTTAACTAATGGGGAGAATATCGAACCTCAACCGATTGAGGATGCTTGTGTTCGTAGTCCCTATATTGACCAAATCGTTTTGGTTGGTCAAGACCAGAAGTCCCTGGGAGCGCTAATTGTGCCTAATTTGGATGCGCTGAAACAGTGGGCTAGTGGACAGGGTTTGCATCTGCAAGTACCTGGGGAAGAACAACAGGGGGAAACTGAAAATGCGATCGCTATCGATAGTCAGCCTATACAAAGTCTGTTTCGTCAGGAGTTGAACCTTCAGGTCAAAAACCGCCCTAGTTTCCGACCTGATGATCGCATTGGTCAGTTTAGGTTGATTTTGGAACCCTTTAGTATTGATAATGGCCTACTGACCCAGACTTTGAAAATCAAGCGCCCGGTTGTAATGGAACGTTACCGCGATATGATTGACGAGATGTATTAA
- a CDS encoding YlqD family protein, with protein MEISKNQLLLKRPINVKAVVTPRWKEEAQQQLQAQINQLDSQLQQLEMQGQRMIGELKKQSLQPPGPETLVQIDNIQNQVNEQKSKLLDQKNQILQQLQQLQTLELEQEVSQGQIDSVFAVEQGDNLIRKMQVEILLRDGVVEEIRGDV; from the coding sequence ATGGAGATTTCTAAAAATCAACTGCTTCTCAAACGTCCCATCAACGTGAAAGCTGTGGTTACCCCTCGCTGGAAAGAAGAAGCACAACAACAACTACAAGCCCAAATTAATCAGCTTGATAGTCAGCTTCAACAACTGGAAATGCAAGGACAACGCATGATTGGGGAACTCAAAAAACAAAGCCTACAACCTCCAGGACCAGAGACTTTGGTTCAAATTGATAATATCCAAAATCAGGTGAATGAACAAAAAAGTAAACTTCTGGATCAGAAAAATCAGATCCTCCAACAACTTCAGCAATTGCAAACTTTGGAACTAGAACAGGAAGTCAGCCAAGGTCAAATTGACAGTGTATTTGCGGTCGAACAGGGTGATAACTTAATCCGCAAAATGCAGGTGGAAATTCTCCTGCGAGACGGTGTGGTTGAGGAAATACGCGGTGATGTTTAA
- a CDS encoding dihydrolipoamide acetyltransferase family protein, translated as MIHEVFMPALSSTMTEGKIVSWQKSPGDRVGKGETVLIVESDKADMDVEAFYEGFLATIIVPEGGTAGVGQTIALIAETEAEIEEAKKQATATAPTPSPEATPTPSVGTPEPVAATVAIDSTPSRRNGRIVATPRARKLAKQLNVDLNNLQGSGPHGRIVAEDVEAATGRTQTPTVAPQPTVSPVAPPTPIATPAPAPVPLGEVVGMNTLQNAVVRNMLASLQVPTFHVGYTITTDNLDKLYKQVKSKGVTMTALLAKAVAVAIQKYPIVNASYVDSGIQYNKAINIAVAVAMPDGGLITPVLSNADQIDIYSLSRTWKDLVARARSKQLQPQEYSSGTFTLSNLGMFGVDRFDAILPPGQGSILAIGASRPTVVATDDGMMGIKPQMQVNITCDHRIIYGADAAAFLQYLAQLIETNPQSLTL; from the coding sequence ATGATTCACGAAGTGTTTATGCCCGCCCTCAGTTCAACTATGACAGAGGGCAAAATTGTATCGTGGCAAAAATCCCCAGGCGATCGCGTCGGGAAAGGGGAAACCGTCCTGATTGTAGAATCAGATAAGGCTGATATGGATGTAGAAGCCTTTTACGAGGGCTTTTTAGCTACCATTATCGTTCCGGAAGGGGGAACCGCTGGGGTCGGTCAAACGATCGCCCTCATTGCCGAAACAGAAGCGGAAATTGAAGAGGCCAAAAAACAAGCCACCGCCACCGCCCCCACCCCATCACCAGAAGCTACCCCTACCCCCTCTGTAGGTACTCCAGAACCTGTGGCCGCTACCGTTGCCATAGATAGCACCCCTAGCCGTCGTAATGGTCGCATTGTCGCTACTCCTCGCGCTCGCAAATTGGCGAAACAACTCAATGTAGACTTAAATAACCTCCAGGGTAGTGGCCCCCACGGTCGCATTGTGGCTGAAGATGTCGAAGCGGCTACCGGAAGGACTCAGACTCCTACCGTTGCGCCTCAACCTACTGTTTCCCCTGTTGCGCCTCCCACACCTATTGCCACCCCCGCACCAGCCCCGGTTCCTTTAGGGGAGGTTGTGGGGATGAATACTCTACAAAATGCCGTAGTCCGCAATATGTTGGCGAGTTTGCAGGTTCCTACTTTCCATGTGGGCTACACTATCACTACCGACAACTTGGATAAACTCTATAAACAGGTTAAGTCCAAAGGTGTGACCATGACCGCTTTGCTGGCTAAGGCGGTGGCAGTTGCTATACAGAAATATCCTATTGTCAATGCCAGTTATGTTGACTCTGGTATTCAGTACAATAAGGCTATTAATATTGCTGTAGCAGTAGCCATGCCCGACGGTGGGTTAATTACTCCCGTACTCTCCAATGCTGATCAGATTGATATTTATTCCCTCTCTCGCACTTGGAAGGATTTAGTCGCCCGCGCCCGCAGCAAACAATTACAACCCCAAGAATACAGCAGCGGAACCTTTACTCTCTCTAACTTGGGGATGTTTGGGGTCGATCGCTTTGATGCCATTTTGCCTCCCGGTCAGGGTTCAATTTTGGCGATCGGTGCTTCTCGTCCTACTGTCGTCGCCACCGATGATGGCATGATGGGAATTAAACCGCAAATGCAGGTTAACATTACCTGCGATCACCGTATCATCTACGGCGCAGATGCCGCAGCTTTCCTGCAATATCTCGCCCAACTGATTGAAACTAACCCTCAATCATTAACCCTGTAG